One genomic region from Buteo buteo chromosome 12, bButBut1.hap1.1, whole genome shotgun sequence encodes:
- the FLVCR1 gene encoding choline/ethanolamine transporter FLVCR1 isoform X1 yields the protein MEPAVRPGEAGDHRPPGAGPAPPPGLACVGRAGREREDRAAPCWGVGGTAGITPASAWLSAPRTDSPSERLYGGARARACVCVHARTPAHPRSAPPGEIPPPRPAPPQLPGAASRSGPPFPAGAAAAWSGRRSGIRRRVTLPGRAGLRPPALPPRKLGGETAEMVEDGGEEEAEGESGEMPAAAAAPPLQRCNGFLPGKEAEGGGRAAPAGGGERAAEAEAMLSAAGGRPETRLSRRRLAVLAVFSCYSLVNAFQWIQYSILSNVFAGFYGVSFTQIDWLSMVYMVAYVPLILPATWLLDARGLRLTALLGAGLNGLGAWLKCASLAPGRYPLTLAAQAVCAVAQVFILGLPSRIASVWFGPTEVSTACAVAVLGNQLGTAIGFLLPPVLVPNTPDDINLMAHNISIMFYGTAIVSTLLFFLTGVVFEEKPKYPPSHSQAVLQTTPPEDYSYKQSIINLFKNIPFVLLLISYGIMTGAFYSVSTLLNQMVVTHYEGEEVNAGRIGLTLVVAGMVGSIICGLWLDYTKTYKQTTLIVYILSFIGLLVFTFTLDLGYLIVVFVTGGVLGFFMTGYLPLGFEFAVEITYPESEGTSSGLLNASAQIFGIVFTLVQGKLTTDYSPRAGNLFLCAWIFVGIILTALIKSDLRRHNVNSGIMNLDVKAVPVDSPVEPESTTLKTQSAL from the exons ATGGAGCCTGCGGTGCGGCCGGGGGAGGCAGGCGACCACCGGCCGCCCGGCGCAGGTCCggcgcccccccccggccttgCCTGCGTAGGACGCGCCGGCCGAGAACGCGAGGACCGtgctgctccttgctgggggGTCGGGGGCACTGCCGGCATCACTCCCGCCTCCGCGTGGCTCTCGGCCCCCCGCACGGACAGCCCGTCTGAGAGACTGTACGGAGGGGCCCGCGCgcgtgcgtgcgtgtgtgtgcacgcacgTACACCCGCACACCCGCGCAGCGCCCCGCCCGGCGAgatccccccgccccgccccgccccgccccagcTTCCCGGGGCCGCCTCCCGCTCGGGCCCTCCCTtccccgccggggcggcggcggcgtggTCTGGGCGGCGGAGCGGGATCAGGAGGCGAGTGACCTTGCCAGGCAGAGCCGGGCTGCGCCCGCCGGCGCTGCCACCGCGGAAGCTGGGCGGCGAGACGGCCGAGATGGTGGAGGACGGCGgcgaggaggaggcggagggggAGAGCGGGGAGAtgccggcggccgccgccgcgcccccccTGCAGCGCTGCAACGGCTTCCTGCCCGGCAAGGAGGCggagggcggcgggcgggcggccccggcgggcggcggggagcgggcggccGAGGCCGAGGCCATGCTgtcggcggcgggcgggcggccggagACGCGGCTGTCGCGGCGGCGGCTGGCGGTGCTGGCCGTCTTCAGCTGCTACTCGCTGGTGAACGCTTTCCAGTGGATCCAGTACAGCATCCTCAGCAACGTCTTCGCCGGCTTCTACGGCGTCTCCTTCACGCAGATAGACTGGCTCTCCATGGTCTACATGGTGGCCTACGTGCCGCTCATCCTGCCCGCCACCTGGCTGCTGGACGCCCGGGGCCTGCGCCTCACCGCCCTGCTGGGCGCCGGCCTCAACGGCCTGGGCGCCTGGCTCAAGTGTGCCAGCCTGGCCCCCGGCCGGTACCCCCTCACGCTGGCGGCCCAGGCCGTCTGCGCCGTCGCCCAGGTCTTCATCCTGGGGCTGCCCTCGCGCATCGCCTCCGTCTGGTTCGGCCCCACCGAGGTCTCCACCGCCTGCGCCGTGGCCGTGCTGGGCAACCAG CTTGGCACTGCAATTGGCTTTTTGTTGCCTCCTGTTTTGGTTCCAAATACACCTGACGATATCAATCTAATGGCACATAACATCAGCATCATGTTCTATGGAACAGCAATAGTGTCCACGCTTTTGTTCTTCTTAACAGGAGTTG tattTGAAGAAAAGCCCAAATACCCTCCTAGTCACTCTCAAGCAGTCCTGCAAACCACGCCTCCCGAGGATTACTCCTACAAGCAGTCGATTATTAACTTGTTCAAAAATATTCCGTTTGTACTTTTGCTGATCAGTTACG GTATTATGACAGGGGCATTTTATTCTGTCTCCACGTTATTAAACCAGATGGTAGTAACTCATTATGAG GGTGAAGAAGTGAACGCTGGGAGAATTGGCTTGACACTGGTGGTGGCAGGAATGGTGGGTTCGATTATTTGTGGTTTGTGGCTGGATTACACTAAAACATACAA GCAAACTACTTTGATTGTTTACATTCTCTCTTTCATTGGGTTGCTGGTATTTACTTTTACCCTGGACCTCGGATACCTTATAGTAGTGTTCGTGACTGGAGGAGTACTTGG GTTCTTCATGACTGGCTATCTCCCACTTGGGTTTGAATTCGCTGTGGAAATTACATACCCAGAGTCTGAAGGCACTTCCTCAGGTCTCCTTAATGCATCAGCACAG ATATTTGGAATTGTCTTTACACTTGTTCAAGGAAAACTCACAACAGACTACAGTCCTCGTGCAGGAAACCTCTTTCTTTGTGCTTGGATTTTTGTGGGCATTATCTTAACAG cctTAATAAAATCAGATTTGCGAAGACACAATGTGAATTCGGGGATTATGAATTTGGATGTTAAAGCT gTACCAGTTGACAGTCCTGTAGAACCTGAAAGTACTACATTAAAAACTCAGTCAGCTTTATAA
- the FLVCR1 gene encoding choline/ethanolamine transporter FLVCR1 isoform X2, producing the protein MEPAVRPGEAGDHRPPGAGPAPPPGLACVGRAGREREDRAAPCWGVGGTAGITPASAWLSAPRTDSPSERLYGGARARACVCVHARTPAHPRSAPPGEIPPPRPAPPQLPGAASRSGPPFPAGAAAAWSGRRSGIRRRVTLPGRAGLRPPALPPRKLGGETAEMVEDGGEEEAEGESGEMPAAAAAPPLQRCNGFLPGKEAEGGGRAAPAGGGERAAEAEAMLSAAGGRPETRLSRRRLAVLAVFSCYSLVNAFQWIQYSILSNVFAGFYGVSFTQIDWLSMVYMVAYVPLILPATWLLDARGLRLTALLGAGLNGLGAWLKCASLAPGRYPLTLAAQAVCAVAQVFILGLPSRIASVWFGPTEVSTACAVAVLGNQLGTAIGFLLPPVLVPNTPDDINLMAHNISIMFYGTAIVSTLLFFLTGVVFEEKPKYPPSHSQAVLQTTPPEDYSYKQSIINLFKNIPFVLLLISYGIMTGAFYSVSTLLNQMVVTHYEGEEVNAGRIGLTLVVAGMVGSIICGLWLDYTKTYKFFMTGYLPLGFEFAVEITYPESEGTSSDIWNCLYTCSRKTHNRLQSSCRKPLSLCLDFCGHYLNSLNKIRFAKTQCEFGDYEFGC; encoded by the exons ATGGAGCCTGCGGTGCGGCCGGGGGAGGCAGGCGACCACCGGCCGCCCGGCGCAGGTCCggcgcccccccccggccttgCCTGCGTAGGACGCGCCGGCCGAGAACGCGAGGACCGtgctgctccttgctgggggGTCGGGGGCACTGCCGGCATCACTCCCGCCTCCGCGTGGCTCTCGGCCCCCCGCACGGACAGCCCGTCTGAGAGACTGTACGGAGGGGCCCGCGCgcgtgcgtgcgtgtgtgtgcacgcacgTACACCCGCACACCCGCGCAGCGCCCCGCCCGGCGAgatccccccgccccgccccgccccgccccagcTTCCCGGGGCCGCCTCCCGCTCGGGCCCTCCCTtccccgccggggcggcggcggcgtggTCTGGGCGGCGGAGCGGGATCAGGAGGCGAGTGACCTTGCCAGGCAGAGCCGGGCTGCGCCCGCCGGCGCTGCCACCGCGGAAGCTGGGCGGCGAGACGGCCGAGATGGTGGAGGACGGCGgcgaggaggaggcggagggggAGAGCGGGGAGAtgccggcggccgccgccgcgcccccccTGCAGCGCTGCAACGGCTTCCTGCCCGGCAAGGAGGCggagggcggcgggcgggcggccccggcgggcggcggggagcgggcggccGAGGCCGAGGCCATGCTgtcggcggcgggcgggcggccggagACGCGGCTGTCGCGGCGGCGGCTGGCGGTGCTGGCCGTCTTCAGCTGCTACTCGCTGGTGAACGCTTTCCAGTGGATCCAGTACAGCATCCTCAGCAACGTCTTCGCCGGCTTCTACGGCGTCTCCTTCACGCAGATAGACTGGCTCTCCATGGTCTACATGGTGGCCTACGTGCCGCTCATCCTGCCCGCCACCTGGCTGCTGGACGCCCGGGGCCTGCGCCTCACCGCCCTGCTGGGCGCCGGCCTCAACGGCCTGGGCGCCTGGCTCAAGTGTGCCAGCCTGGCCCCCGGCCGGTACCCCCTCACGCTGGCGGCCCAGGCCGTCTGCGCCGTCGCCCAGGTCTTCATCCTGGGGCTGCCCTCGCGCATCGCCTCCGTCTGGTTCGGCCCCACCGAGGTCTCCACCGCCTGCGCCGTGGCCGTGCTGGGCAACCAG CTTGGCACTGCAATTGGCTTTTTGTTGCCTCCTGTTTTGGTTCCAAATACACCTGACGATATCAATCTAATGGCACATAACATCAGCATCATGTTCTATGGAACAGCAATAGTGTCCACGCTTTTGTTCTTCTTAACAGGAGTTG tattTGAAGAAAAGCCCAAATACCCTCCTAGTCACTCTCAAGCAGTCCTGCAAACCACGCCTCCCGAGGATTACTCCTACAAGCAGTCGATTATTAACTTGTTCAAAAATATTCCGTTTGTACTTTTGCTGATCAGTTACG GTATTATGACAGGGGCATTTTATTCTGTCTCCACGTTATTAAACCAGATGGTAGTAACTCATTATGAG GGTGAAGAAGTGAACGCTGGGAGAATTGGCTTGACACTGGTGGTGGCAGGAATGGTGGGTTCGATTATTTGTGGTTTGTGGCTGGATTACACTAAAACATACAA GTTCTTCATGACTGGCTATCTCCCACTTGGGTTTGAATTCGCTGTGGAAATTACATACCCAGAGTCTGAAGGCACTTCCTCAG ATATTTGGAATTGTCTTTACACTTGTTCAAGGAAAACTCACAACAGACTACAGTCCTCGTGCAGGAAACCTCTTTCTTTGTGCTTGGATTTTTGTGGGCATTATCTTAACAG cctTAATAAAATCAGATTTGCGAAGACACAATGTGAATTCGGGGATTATGAATTTGGATGTTAA